A stretch of Vigna angularis cultivar LongXiaoDou No.4 chromosome 4, ASM1680809v1, whole genome shotgun sequence DNA encodes these proteins:
- the LOC108344827 gene encoding myb-related protein 306 — translation MGRPPCCDKIGIKKGPWTPEEDIILVSYIQEHGPGNWRLVPSNTGLMRCSKSCRLRWTNYLRPGIKRGNFTDHEEKMIIHLQALLGNRWAAIASYLPQRTDNDIKNYWNTHLKKKLKKLQSEEGDDEGNNYEKGNSCSQLKGQWERRLQTDIHMAKQALCEALSLDKPTQIFPETKLPSTFSHPTSPNKTSSLYASSTENIARLLDNWMKKSPNKTETNCSMSNMVTTGSSSSEGTQSTVTCTQDQFDSLWSFKYERSQSVSAEENTNLVESKPNVETQVPLMLLENWLFEDGAPQCNEDLMNMSLEETADGLF, via the exons ATGGGAAGACCACCTTGCTGTGACAAAATTGGGATTAAGAAAGGGCCATGGACTCCTGAGGAAGACATCATCTTGGTCTCTTACATTCAAGAACATGGACCCGGGAATTGGAGATTGGTTCCCTCTAATACAG ggtTGATGAGATGCAGCAAAAGCTGCCGACTCAGATGGACCAACTATCTCCGACCTGGAATCAAACGAGGCAATTTCACCGatcatgaagagaaaatgataatCCACCTCCAAGCCCTTTTGGGTAACAG ATGGGCTGCAATAGCCTCCTATCTTCCACAGAGGACAGACAATGACATAAAGAACTATTGGAATACCCATTTGAAAAAGAAGCTGAAGAAGTTGCAGAGCGAGGAGGGTGATGACGAAGGTAACAATTACGAAAAGGGAAACTCTTGTTCACAGCTAAAGGGTCAGTGGGAGAGAAGACTTCAAACAGATATCCACATGGCCAAACAAGCCTTATGTGAGGCTTTGTCCCTTGACAAACCAACCCAAATCTTCCCTGAGACTAAACTACCCTCCACTTTTTCCCACCCCACATCACCAAACAAAACATCATCCTTGTACGCCTCGAGCACAGAAAACATAGCCAGGTTGCTGGACAATTGGATGAAAAAATCCCCAAACAAAACCGAAACAAACTGCTCCATGAGCAACATGGTAACCACAGGGTCTAGTTCGAGTGAGGGAACACAAAGCACGGTGACATGCACACAGGACCAGTTTGACTCCTTGTGGAGCTTCAAGTACGAGCGTTCACAGTCTGTGTCAGCAGAAGAGAACACGAACTTGGTGGAGAGCAAGCCAAACGTAGAGACGCAAGTGCCTCTGATGCTGCTGGAGAATTGGCTTTTCGAGGATGGCGCACCTCAGTGCAACGAAGATCTCATGAACATGTCGCTGGAGGAAACTGCAGATGGGTTGTTCTAG